CCTCCTAACATTATACGGATTATGTAAAGTGTATCTAATCGTTTTTTGGGGCATGAGTGGGTCGTTCTGATATGGAGAAGTCCTTGCAACAGACTTGTTAAGAAAGGTCCGTATCGCATGTACATTCACCTTCACAGAGCAGGCACCTTCCATAAATAATAGCATTTACATTTTTGGAATGGCCTTTTAGATTGGCAGCACGAGGTATAACTCCTATTTTATTGAATCCCAATTTGTCCCAAATTCTACAGCTGGCTGTGTTAGATTCAAAgaccaaattgaaaatggagTAGCTATACCCCAATTTCGGAGCCCATTTAAGGTAAACTTTGCCCATTTTGCTTCCCAGACCTTCTCCTCTGGCTGAAGGGTGGACCAAAAATCCTCCATTACATATATGCGAACATCTGCCCACGTAGTTAGGTTTGATGTAAAAGCTTCCCAGAAAGATCTTTGAGAAGTCCTCAATTGTTTTGAGCGATTCGATTGAAGCATCATGGAAATCACCTCTCAGGGCCACCGCTACAAAGTTAGGAGCGTAatagttgaaaaattgttggTCGTCCAGGGGCTCCTTTTGGGGATATGTGTCACCCTGTTCAACCTCGTAGTTTAACAAGTGATGGATCTGTTGTAGAAGCCTCTTTGGTACCTGAGCCGAAGATTGGAAGGGATATACTGTGATCGAGGGGGTTATTAGTTCAGGATCTAGAGTAGAACTCATTTGGTAGATTTTGGGTAGATCGCCCACACCTGCGAATTATATGGGGAGGGAGggatttttccaaaatgagATGGCTCCAAAAAAACAGTCATGAAGTGTCATAGATAAGAGATAACGAAGGCATTAAAAACCTGACCCTGAATATAAGTATGAGTTTCAAGTATATGAGAATACTGTGTAATTCAAAGGAGCATATTCCAAACTTTTGTAAGCTCTGATGAGAGGCAAAAGATGAACGATCTATTGGGGTTAACTGCCTagtgatgaagaataaATTAGAAATAGCGCAACAACCGGTGTTTCGGCTTGAAAAAGTATGAGTAAAATAACGGTATCATCTTGATGTAGTTATGGCTCCTATTGAATCTTTCGACATTCAAAATAAGTGGCATTGACATTGTCCGGCAAAGAGCAGAAATAATCAAATTTCTGcattttcttgaacagTTCAACACAGTTGAACCCTAATTTTATACAGGACTGGCCACCTGTTTCATTGCTTCTACATATCAGCGATTCATTGGAACCTTTCTGTCCGTCGATGGTGTACATGGCTAATGGTTTTTGGGCAACAAATGATTGCAATGACTCCTGATTCTGAGGCTCTTGTTTGGACAGGAGTTCATCGGGTGGAGTGGCCATTGTGCTAGACTTCTTAAACCAAGACATTGTTGATGTTAAAAATACTGGGTCGTAATTGCTGTCTGTTTTAAAGATGGGCAGAGAGAAGCTTTCAAATTATGCTTTTGAAGCAATTTAGTTTTTCATGGCGAAAGCAGATGAGATGTCAGCATTTTATTTTTATTCTCCCCCATCGCAAGATTTATGCTGAGATCAATTGCAAGGCAACTACATACAATAAGTGTAGATAATGGCAAGCCTCCTCTGTTGGTTCTAGCGTCTATTGGTAATCCCGAATCGTCATTTAGAGGCACTCGACACTCCATAGGACACCATATTCTCAATAGATTGAAACAAATCTATCAGGCAGATGAGCAGTTGACGATCGACAAAAACAAGTTCTACTACAATAGACGGGAAGAGCCACAAGTGCTCTTTTACCAGAGCAACTCCCTCATGAATTTATCAGGGAAGCCCATATCAAAAGCTTTCAAATCTGTGCATAAGTGGACGGATGAGTACAACCCAGTATTAGTCATACTGCATGATGAACTGGATTGTCCGGTtggaaaattcaaaactAGAAGGCAAATGTCTTCTCATAGGGGTCATAACGGTCTAAGATCCATAAACCAACACATGGGAGGCGGGTTTACGACTATATCAATTGGAATAGATAGGCCTGAAAGCAAGAGCTCAAATGCGGTCGCAAGTTATGTCCTTGCTAAAGTTCCTCCACATGACTTGGAACGCATAGATAGAAcaattccttcaattcAGAAGACAGTAGAAGACATGAAGTTGGGAAAATTGATCTTCGATACGAATCCCAATTATAAAGGGTAGGGGGGTGGAACACTACAGGTATAGATATAGTAGTATAGTAGCATAATAAACGCCAGTGAAAGTACGTGTGCTTTGACAAATGTAAGAGCCCTGAGATAGAGATTCCACAGGTACAAGAGTAAACCAGGGTAAATTGTCAAACTCAAGTATGACTCCTCACCTTATCCTTGGAACTTTTTTCAATCATCTCATCTATGCCGCGTGTGGGTAGTTTTCAGATGTCTGTTAGATCTTCGCAACTGTGGCATTTATAATCATTCCATCTTAgcctttttcttttcttttcttttcagaaaTACATACTATGTCAGACAACAACCAACCTTTGCCACCGGTTTCCAACTCCATTCTGGAGCACATTGGAAAGACTCCACTTGTTAAACTTAACAGAATACCCAAAATTCTTAATTTGAAACCACAGGTTTATGCTAAAGTTGAACTGTTCAACTCAGGTGGTTCCATCAAGGACCGTATTGCTCTGAGAATGGTTGAGCAAGCTGAGAAAGAGGGTAGAATCAAGCCAGGGTACACGCTAATTGAGCCAACGTCAGGTAACACTGGTATTGGTCTGGCATTAGTAGGTGCAGTCAAGGGCTACAGAACTATTATCACTCTTCCAGAGAAAATGTCTAATGAAAAAGTTGCTGTGCTGAAAGCTCTCGGGGCTGAAATTATAAGAACTCCAACCGAGGCTGCTTGGGATTCCCCAGAGTCTCACATTGGTGTTGCAAGAAGgttggagaaagaaattCCAAATGCTGTAATCTTAGACCAGTATGGTAATGTTAACAATCCAGATGCCCATTTCTACACCACTGGTGCGGAAATCTGGGATCAGACTAATGGTAAAGTTACCCACGTTGTTGCTGGTGCAGGAACTGGAGGTACGATTACAGGTATTGccaaatttttgaagtctAAAAACCCTAATATTCAAATTATCGGTGCTGATCCTCATGGTTCCATTCTAGCTCTTCCTGAATCATTGAACACTAGTAATGAGCAATACAAAGTTGAAGGTATTGGGTATGACTTTATCCCAGAAGTTTTGGATAGAGAAATTGTGGACACTTGGTACAAAACAGATGATAAGGATTCCTTCAAGCTGGCCAGGCAATTGATTTCTGAAGAAGGAATTCTAGTTGGAGGATCTTCCGGCTCTGCGCTTTCTGCTGCTGTTAAAATAATCAATGATGCCAAGCTTGATGAAAGTGCTGTAGTTGTTGTCGTTTGTCCAGACAGTATCAGATCTTATCTAACCAAGTTCGCTGATGATGACTGGATGAAACTCAATGGATTCACTGAAGACGAGCCTGCACCTCTCAAAAGGAAGtccagcttttcaaaggaCACTCTGTCGTCCTATAcgatcaaagatttggcGCTCAAACCTGTGGTCTCTGTCACCATTGACGATTCAATTGAATCCACAATTAATATCCTTCAAACCAAGGGTTTTGATCAGTTACCAGTGTTGAAGAACGATAAGCTTGCTGGTATTGTCACTCTGTCTCAATTGTTACGATTACTTTCTAATAAGAAGATTCATCTTACTTCCAAGGTAGAATCTGCCTActttgatttttccaagcttgaaaactttgaaaaatcttaCAACATTAACAAGGAGTCAACAAACAAGAGAAGAGAATACCAGAAGATCACTACTAGCACCACGCTGGCCAAATTGAACAAGTTTTTTGAGACCAGTTCAGCTGCTATAGTAGAAAATGATAAGGGTCAACCGATCCACATCGTTTCCAAGGTTGATCTGCTTTCTTTCTTAGCCTCCAAAGGAGAGTTTAATTAATATGTAAACTATGCAGAATTTTAGAAAAGATATTTCCGTGCCTGCGTACCATCTAGGCATACACTATCTATTCCGTACTTCGTATTGCCTCCACCTTTACACCTCAATGCGATCTAGTTCgagaaatttcattcatgAGCAGGCCTTTTACAAACTCCTCAAGAAATGTTTGCTAGgtccttcttctttcaatccAGAACCCTTGGAACGAGGCTCACAGCTCTAAGATTCCAGTCTTCAGCAGCTAATAAGCGCTTGCAGGAGCTAGTGGAGAAAATGGACCAACATCCACAATGCAAGGAAGCATTAGCAAGAGTCGGAAATATCATTAAAGAAAAGGGATATGGAGCTACTGACCCAAAGAAATTGTCCTCAATTTCCACGCAGTTGAAGTTTTTAATGGATAAAGACATAAGGGAATCCTTGGGAAATTTCAAGAGAGAGCTGGATAATGCTGGAATCTCTCTTACTCCAGAAGATATTAAGAATTTTATGGGATTATACAAAGATAGATTGATTAAATAAAAAGTAAAGCATGGATTTGATctaaagatgaagaaggtgGTTCAACTAAACTTCCACCTATTACCACAGTTCTCACATTTACAAAAGGTGGTCAACGGTTCATCAGCCGACCTTGTCTGTTTCTGGAAGTAACTGACCTTCCTTTGCTTACACTTACCACACTCAAATCTATCTGTAACAGAGTTATTCTCCGTGGCGCCTTGAGCGTCAAATAAGTTCTTCTTGTATATTTCCTccatttcctttttgaGAGAATCGGGAGCTAACTCTTGGGCAGACATGGTCACTAGTTTGGATGGGATTATTTCGTGATCTAGAATAGACCTTCGAAGAGTTGGATTGttcttattcttcaaattcattaTTAATGACCGTAATTTGTTTCTATAGGTATCATCAACGGTAAAATTGACAGCTTTGAAACACTGTTTCTCAATATCCTTGACTAACTCAAAGATCTTGCTAGGCTGTTCATCAGAATCCATAGCCAATGCTGTGTATATGGCGCTAATAGATCCGTTACGAGTCTTGTTCTCGTAGATCTCAACTTTGACCCCGTCATTCTTTGGAGTTCTTGGTCCTTTACTGACAAACCTCTCATTCGTCGTTGTACTGGTCGTACTCTTAGCAGGACTACCCGCTGAACTAactgctttctttttcttttcttgagaTACGCCATCCTTCCAGGTCTTTATAATCTTCTTAACTAAGGTTCCAACCTCAGGATTTGCGTGAGACCTGAGCCTATTCACTGTGACACCAACTTTGGTCTCCCTCAAAACTTTCTCCGTGGGAACAACATCCGTCTGCAAAAGTGTTAAAAGCCTTATTATCTGGGAATCACTTTCGGCCTTTTCAAGGTCTTTCATCACAGTGACGATCTCTTTTGCGTCCATTTGGTGCTTCACCTCGGTTTTAGTAGATCCGCAGAATTTGATAGACTGAGCGCTTGTTAAAAGTATACGAGCGCGAAAGATTTTTAAACTCCTAGGAGGAGTCACGCTGGCTAGAAGGAGCACGAAAAACATGGTAGGGAACCAAGTTTTGAAAGGCGCTATTTCACTTTAATATCCTGA
This window of the Komagataella phaffii GS115 chromosome 2, complete sequence genome carries:
- a CDS encoding One of two (see also PTH2) mitochondrially-localized peptidyl-tRNA hydrolases, whose protein sequence is MLRSIARQLHTISVDNGKPPLLVLASIGNPESSFRGTRHSIGHHILNRLKQIYQADEQLTIDKNKFYYNRREEPQVLFYQSNSLMNLSGKPISKAFKSVHKWTDEYNPVLVILHDELDCPVGKFKTRRQMSSHRGHNGLRSINQHMGGGFTTISIGIDRPESKSSNAVASYVLAKVPPHDLERIDRTIPSIQKTVEDMKLGKLIFDTNPNYKG
- a CDS encoding Cystathionine beta-synthase, catalyzes the synthesis of cystathionine from serine and homocysteine, with the translated sequence MSDNNQPLPPVSNSILEHIGKTPLVKLNRIPKILNLKPQVYAKVELFNSGGSIKDRIALRMVEQAEKEGRIKPGYTLIEPTSGNTGIGLALVGAVKGYRTIITLPEKMSNEKVAVLKALGAEIIRTPTEAAWDSPESHIGVARRLEKEIPNAVILDQYGNVNNPDAHFYTTGAEIWDQTNGKVTHVVAGAGTGGTITGIAKFLKSKNPNIQIIGADPHGSILALPESLNTSNEQYKVEGIGYDFIPEVLDREIVDTWYKTDDKDSFKLARQLISEEGILVGGSSGSALSAAVKIINDAKLDESAVVVVVCPDSIRSYLTKFADDDWMKLNGFTEDEPAPLKRKSSFSKDTLSSYTIKDLALKPVVSVTIDDSIESTINILQTKGFDQLPVLKNDKLAGIVTLSQLLRLLSNKKIHLTSKVESAYFDFSKLENFEKSYNINKESTNKRREYQKITTSTTLAKLNKFFETSSAAIVENDKGQPIHIVSKVDLLSFLASKGEFN
- a CDS encoding General transcription elongation factor TFIIS, whose translation is MDAKEIVTVMKDLEKAESDSQIIRLLTLLQTDVVPTEKVLRETKVGVTVNRLRSHANPEVGTLVKKIIKTWKDGVSQEKKKKAVSSAGSPAKSTTSTTTNERFVSKGPRTPKNDGVKVEIYENKTRNGSISAIYTALAMDSDEQPSKIFELVKDIEKQCFKAVNFTVDDTYRNKLRSLIMNLKNKNNPTLRRSILDHEIIPSKLVTMSAQELAPDSLKKEMEEIYKKNLFDAQGATENNSVTDRFECGKCKQRKVSYFQKQTRSADEPLTTFCKCENCGNRWKFS